One Streptomyces coeruleorubidus DNA segment encodes these proteins:
- a CDS encoding cytochrome P450 has product MAAAFDLAFDPWDSAFLADPYPAYAELRARGRVHHYEPTNQWLVPHHVDVSALLRDRRLGRTYQHRFTHEEFGRTAPPPEQEPFHTLNDHGMLDLEPPDHTRIRRLVSKAFTPRTVERLKPYVRGLADELASALVEEGGGDLLKDVAEPLPVAVIAEMLGIPESDRAPLRPWSADICGMYELNPSEETAAKAVRASVEFSDYLRELIAARREEPGEDLVSGLIAAHDEGDRLTEQEMISTAVLLLNAGHEATVNATVNGWYALFRNPAQLELLRADHTLIPSAVEELMRYDTPLQLFERWVLDDIELAGTTIPRGAEVALLFGSANHDPTVFENPSALDLTRADNPHVSFSAGIHYCIGAPLARIELAASMGALLERAPTLRLAAEPVRKPNFVIRGLEGLAVEVG; this is encoded by the coding sequence ATGGCAGCTGCTTTTGACCTCGCGTTCGACCCGTGGGACTCGGCGTTCCTCGCCGACCCGTACCCCGCCTACGCCGAGCTGCGTGCCCGGGGCCGTGTGCACCACTACGAGCCCACGAACCAGTGGCTCGTCCCGCACCACGTGGACGTCTCGGCGCTGCTGCGGGACCGGCGTCTGGGCCGGACGTACCAGCACCGGTTCACGCACGAGGAGTTCGGCCGCACCGCGCCCCCGCCGGAGCAGGAGCCGTTCCACACGCTCAACGACCACGGGATGCTCGACCTGGAGCCGCCGGACCACACCCGGATCCGGCGCCTGGTGTCGAAGGCGTTCACGCCGCGCACGGTGGAGCGGCTGAAGCCGTATGTGCGGGGCCTGGCGGACGAGCTCGCCTCGGCCCTGGTCGAAGAAGGTGGCGGCGACCTGCTGAAGGACGTAGCCGAGCCCCTCCCGGTGGCGGTGATCGCCGAGATGCTCGGCATCCCGGAGTCCGACCGGGCACCGCTGCGTCCCTGGTCGGCGGACATCTGCGGGATGTACGAGCTGAACCCGTCCGAGGAGACGGCGGCGAAGGCGGTCAGGGCGTCGGTGGAGTTCTCCGACTACCTGCGCGAACTGATCGCGGCCCGCCGCGAGGAGCCGGGCGAGGACCTCGTCTCGGGCCTGATCGCGGCCCACGACGAGGGCGACCGCCTCACCGAGCAGGAGATGATCTCGACGGCGGTCCTCCTCCTCAACGCCGGCCACGAGGCCACGGTGAACGCCACGGTCAACGGCTGGTACGCCCTGTTCCGCAACCCGGCCCAGCTGGAGCTGCTGCGCGCGGACCACACGCTCATCCCCTCCGCCGTGGAGGAACTGATGCGCTACGACACCCCGCTCCAGCTCTTCGAGCGCTGGGTCCTGGACGACATCGAACTCGCCGGCACGACGATCCCGCGCGGCGCGGAAGTCGCCCTGCTCTTCGGCTCCGCCAACCACGACCCGACGGTGTTCGAGAACCCGTCCGCCCTGGACCTGACCCGCGCCGACAACCCCCACGTCTCGTTCAGCGCCGGCATCCACTACTGCATCGGCGCACCCCTGGCCCGCATCGAACTGGCCGCGTCGATGGGGGCGCTGCTGGAGAGGGCACCGACGCTGCGACTGGCCGCCGAGCCGGTCCGCAAGCCGAACTTCGTGATCAGGGGGTTGGAGGGGCTGGCCGTCGAGGTGGGCTGA
- a CDS encoding GbsR/MarR family transcriptional regulator: MTESAGADRNAQAVSRFVESFAAQLVEAGMPRMPARVFAALLSSDEGSMTSAGLGEQLRISPAAVSGAVRYLAQTHMVSREREPGSRRERYRVHGDQWYEALTNRDAVLKRWEAALREGVTSLGADTPAGRRMSETLAFFEFLESELAELMERWRVHREKAFGQE; the protein is encoded by the coding sequence ATGACGGAATCAGCCGGGGCGGACCGGAACGCGCAGGCCGTGTCGCGGTTCGTCGAGTCCTTCGCGGCGCAGCTCGTCGAGGCCGGGATGCCGCGGATGCCCGCCCGGGTCTTCGCCGCTCTCCTCTCCTCGGACGAGGGCTCGATGACCTCCGCCGGACTGGGGGAACAGCTGCGCATCAGCCCCGCGGCGGTGTCCGGGGCGGTGCGCTACCTGGCCCAGACGCACATGGTCTCGCGCGAACGGGAGCCCGGCTCCCGCCGGGAGCGCTACCGGGTGCACGGCGACCAGTGGTACGAGGCGCTGACCAACCGCGACGCCGTCCTCAAGCGCTGGGAGGCGGCCCTGCGCGAGGGCGTCACCAGCCTCGGCGCCGACACCCCGGCCGGCCGCCGCATGTCCGAGACGCTCGCCTTCTTCGAGTTCCTGGAGAGTGAACTCGCGGAGCTGATGGAGCGCTGGCGCGTGCACCGGGAGAAGGCGTTCGGGCAGGAATGA
- a CDS encoding DUF3303 family protein, with protein sequence MRVMLKATLDTEKGNEAIRGGKMPQLMQEAVEKLRPEAAYFGPEGGRRTCFMVFDMQDSSQMPPALEPFFTGLNAEVEVFPVMNSDDLQKGLSQLR encoded by the coding sequence ATGCGCGTGATGCTCAAGGCGACGCTGGACACGGAAAAGGGCAACGAGGCGATCCGGGGCGGCAAGATGCCGCAGCTCATGCAGGAGGCCGTGGAGAAGCTCAGGCCGGAGGCGGCCTACTTCGGCCCCGAGGGCGGTCGCAGGACCTGCTTCATGGTCTTCGACATGCAGGACAGCTCCCAGATGCCTCCCGCGCTGGAGCCGTTCTTCACCGGCCTCAACGCCGAGGTCGAGGTGTTCCCGGTCATGAACAGCGACGACCTGCAAAAGGGGCTGTCCCAGCTGCGCTGA
- a CDS encoding GntR family transcriptional regulator — protein MPRSSGNGAVTRSTLRQQIADALRDEVLAGRLQPGQEFTVKEIAEQYGVSATPVREALVDLSAQGLLDADQHRGFRVHEYSVEDFRGMIEARGLVIEGMFLALSEGHPGAVRPDDPRAAAVVAGVRRRGEEAQRAAAAGDLTVLIGYDLRFWRELGACFGNPYLADFLNRLRVQSWVCAVQYLRRLTDLRGELWAGHTELVDALIARDNDTARSIIAGYNAHSIALIERLASG, from the coding sequence ATGCCCCGCAGCTCCGGCAACGGCGCCGTGACGCGCAGCACCCTGCGACAGCAGATCGCCGACGCGCTTCGTGACGAGGTGCTGGCGGGACGGCTCCAGCCGGGGCAGGAGTTCACGGTCAAGGAGATCGCCGAGCAGTACGGGGTGTCCGCCACTCCGGTCCGCGAGGCGCTGGTCGACCTCTCCGCGCAGGGGCTCCTCGACGCCGACCAGCACCGCGGCTTCCGCGTCCACGAGTACTCGGTCGAGGACTTCCGCGGCATGATCGAGGCCCGCGGCCTGGTCATCGAGGGGATGTTCCTCGCGCTGAGCGAGGGGCACCCCGGCGCCGTGCGGCCCGACGACCCCCGGGCCGCCGCCGTCGTCGCCGGGGTCCGCAGGCGCGGCGAGGAGGCGCAGCGGGCCGCCGCCGCCGGTGATCTCACCGTCCTCATCGGCTACGACCTGCGCTTCTGGCGCGAGCTCGGCGCCTGTTTCGGCAACCCCTACCTCGCCGACTTCCTGAACCGGCTGCGCGTTCAGAGCTGGGTCTGCGCGGTGCAGTACCTGCGCCGGCTCACCGACCTGCGCGGCGAGCTGTGGGCCGGTCACACCGAACTGGTCGACGCCCTGATCGCCCGCGACAACGACACCGCCCGGTCGATCATCGCCGGCTACAACGCCCACTCCATCGCCCTGATCGAGCGCCTCGCCTCAGGATGA
- a CDS encoding ABC transporter permease: protein MTALAVRPGSSRQLAGTGTLLRFALRRDRLMIPVWIAVNALMVLSMPGTLEGLYGTPAERADLIRQMETNSSLRAMVGPVFGDSLGALTAWRAGVYAGALAAVTSLLVVVRHTRDEEESGRQELVASGMVGRRASLTAALLAAAVANGVLALLLTAGLAGQGAAGALALGLGIAGVGMVFATMAAIVAQLTESARLARGLTAAVLGAAFVLRAAGDSATDDGSSVLTWLSPLGWLENLRPYADERWWVLALLAGAVLLQGAVAYGLVGRRDLGMSFLPTRPGPATGRLGSAGALAWRLQRGSVLGWSIGFLLAGVVYGGMTEGAADLVGDNDNARRIFERMGGRSGLTDAFLASMVGMLGLVAALYIVASVLRLHGEETSGRAEPVLANAVGRLRWAAGHLVIAFGGSALIMLLAGLGLAAGYGKETGPILGACLVQLPAVWVIGGVAVLLHGVLPRGAVAAWGVAGAVLLIGWVGPALDVPQVVLDLSPFGHLPKLPGGSMEWGPVGVLTGLAAVLAAGGLAGLCRRDMTT from the coding sequence ATGACGGCCCTCGCGGTGAGGCCCGGCAGCTCACGCCAGCTGGCCGGGACGGGCACGCTGCTGCGGTTCGCCCTGCGCCGGGACCGGCTGATGATCCCGGTGTGGATCGCGGTGAACGCCCTGATGGTCCTCTCCATGCCGGGCACGCTGGAGGGCCTCTACGGCACCCCGGCCGAACGCGCCGACCTGATCCGGCAGATGGAGACCAACTCCTCGCTGCGCGCGATGGTCGGCCCGGTCTTCGGCGACTCGCTGGGCGCGCTGACGGCCTGGCGGGCCGGCGTCTACGCGGGCGCCCTGGCGGCCGTGACGAGCCTGCTGGTCGTCGTACGGCACACCCGGGACGAGGAGGAGAGCGGCCGTCAGGAGCTGGTGGCGTCCGGGATGGTGGGCCGCCGGGCCTCCCTGACGGCGGCCCTGCTGGCGGCGGCGGTCGCGAACGGGGTGCTGGCGCTGCTGCTGACGGCCGGCCTGGCCGGACAGGGGGCGGCCGGGGCACTGGCCCTCGGCCTCGGCATCGCCGGGGTCGGCATGGTCTTCGCCACGATGGCGGCGATCGTCGCCCAGCTGACGGAGAGCGCGCGGCTGGCCCGTGGTCTGACGGCGGCGGTGCTGGGCGCCGCGTTCGTGCTGCGCGCGGCGGGCGACTCGGCGACGGACGACGGTTCGTCGGTGCTGACCTGGCTGTCGCCGCTCGGCTGGCTGGAGAACCTGCGGCCGTACGCGGACGAACGCTGGTGGGTACTGGCGCTGCTCGCCGGTGCGGTCCTCCTCCAGGGCGCGGTGGCGTACGGGCTGGTCGGCCGCCGGGACCTCGGCATGAGCTTCCTGCCCACCCGGCCGGGCCCGGCGACCGGCCGCCTGGGCAGTGCGGGCGCGCTGGCCTGGCGGTTGCAGCGGGGCAGCGTGCTGGGCTGGAGCATCGGGTTCCTCCTCGCCGGGGTCGTCTACGGCGGCATGACCGAGGGCGCGGCCGACCTGGTCGGCGACAACGACAACGCCCGGCGGATCTTCGAGCGGATGGGCGGCCGGTCCGGCCTGACGGACGCGTTCCTGGCGTCGATGGTCGGCATGCTCGGCCTGGTCGCCGCGCTGTACATCGTGGCGTCGGTGCTCCGCCTGCACGGCGAGGAGACCTCGGGCCGGGCGGAACCGGTCCTGGCGAACGCGGTCGGGCGCCTGCGGTGGGCCGCGGGCCACCTGGTGATCGCCTTCGGCGGCTCGGCGCTCATCATGCTCCTGGCCGGCCTCGGCCTGGCCGCCGGCTACGGCAAGGAGACCGGCCCGATCCTGGGGGCGTGCCTGGTGCAGCTTCCCGCGGTGTGGGTGATCGGCGGGGTGGCGGTGCTGCTGCACGGTGTACTGCCCCGGGGGGCCGTGGCGGCATGGGGCGTGGCCGGTGCGGTGCTGCTGATCGGCTGGGTCGGGCCTGCGCTGGATGTGCCGCAGGTGGTGCTGGATCTCTCGCCGTTCGGGCATCTGCCGAAGTTGCCGGGAGGATCCATGGAGTGGGGGCCGGTGGGGGTCCTGACCGGGCTGGCGGCGGTGCTGGCTGCAGGGGGGCTTGCGGGGTTGTGCAGGCGGGACATGACCACGTGA
- a CDS encoding ABC transporter ATP-binding protein: protein MTKAITVSGLHKSFGRTHALDGLDLEVASGEVHGFLGPNGSGKSTTIRVLLGLLRADSGAAQVLGHDPWSDAVEVHRRIAYVPGDVTLWRNLSGGEVIDLYGRLRGGLDPRRRAELIERFELDPTKKGRTYSKGNRQKVALVAAFASDVDLLILDEPTSGLDPLMEEVFQRCVAEDRDRGRTILLSSHILSEVEELCDRVSIIRKGRTVESGSLADLRHLTRTSVTAELAASPDGLANLPGVHDLDVQGRRVRLQVDTDGLDAVLRSLSESGVRSLTSTPPTLEELFLRHYQDEAATR, encoded by the coding sequence ATGACGAAGGCCATCACCGTCTCCGGACTGCACAAGTCCTTCGGGCGGACCCACGCGCTGGACGGGCTCGACCTGGAGGTCGCCTCCGGCGAGGTCCACGGCTTCCTCGGCCCCAACGGCTCGGGCAAGTCCACCACCATCCGGGTCCTGCTCGGTCTGCTGCGCGCCGACTCGGGCGCCGCACAGGTGCTCGGCCACGACCCCTGGTCGGACGCGGTGGAGGTGCACCGCCGTATCGCCTACGTCCCCGGGGACGTGACGCTGTGGCGCAACCTCTCCGGCGGCGAGGTCATCGACCTGTACGGCAGGCTGCGCGGTGGGCTGGACCCCAGGCGCCGCGCGGAGCTGATCGAGCGGTTCGAACTCGACCCGACCAAGAAGGGCCGCACGTACTCCAAGGGCAACCGGCAGAAGGTCGCCCTGGTCGCCGCGTTCGCCTCGGACGTCGACCTGCTGATCCTGGACGAGCCGACCTCGGGCCTGGACCCGCTGATGGAGGAGGTCTTCCAGCGCTGTGTGGCCGAGGATCGCGACCGGGGCCGCACGATCCTGCTCTCCTCCCACATCCTGAGCGAGGTCGAGGAGCTGTGCGACCGGGTGAGCATCATCCGCAAGGGCCGCACGGTCGAGTCGGGTTCGCTCGCCGACCTGCGCCATCTGACCCGGACGAGCGTGACGGCCGAACTCGCGGCCTCCCCCGACGGGCTGGCGAACCTGCCCGGCGTCCACGACCTCGACGTGCAGGGGCGCCGGGTCCGGCTCCAGGTCGACACCGACGGGCTGGACGCCGTCCTGAGGTCCCTGAGCGAGTCGGGCGTACGGTCGCTGACGTCGACGCCGCCGACGCTGGAGGAACTGTTCCTGCGGCACTACCAGGACGAGGCGGCTACCCGATGA
- a CDS encoding diacylglycerol kinase family protein, with the protein MAEVATSATSEQLLVVIDPVARRSDGESVRIAKDVLGAGAAVKLCLPEGPEEFARALARRGSRRPVVVGDDRALIRAVSLLHRHRELAGCALSVVPVGGVLSLARSLGVPTGTVAAARAVLDGVERRMDLMVDDSDGVVLGALRIPPVRTDPEEPDPEAEPGRPWLRTCQSLIRTLVPASRPSRLASAPEPGPSRLRVEVDGETLVDLNQPVEAVSVSPSASGVASVEVRPVSVGAEASPLLAEGRTVTVSGAHFRYRADTVVSGPVRTRTWVVREGAWGLTVPAAP; encoded by the coding sequence ATGGCCGAGGTGGCGACTTCCGCGACGTCCGAGCAGCTGCTGGTGGTCATCGACCCGGTCGCCCGTCGGTCCGACGGCGAGTCCGTACGGATCGCGAAAGACGTGCTCGGAGCGGGTGCGGCCGTGAAGCTGTGCCTGCCGGAGGGGCCGGAGGAGTTCGCCCGGGCGCTGGCCCGGCGGGGCTCGCGGCGCCCGGTCGTGGTCGGTGACGACCGGGCCCTGATCCGCGCGGTGTCGCTTTTGCACCGGCATCGGGAGCTGGCCGGATGTGCGCTGTCGGTCGTGCCGGTCGGGGGTGTGCTGTCCCTGGCCCGGTCGCTGGGGGTGCCGACGGGGACGGTGGCGGCGGCGCGGGCGGTGCTCGACGGGGTCGAGCGGCGGATGGACCTGATGGTCGACGACAGCGACGGGGTGGTGCTCGGCGCACTGCGGATACCGCCGGTGCGCACCGACCCCGAGGAACCGGACCCCGAGGCCGAGCCGGGCCGCCCCTGGCTGCGGACCTGCCAGTCCCTGATACGCACCCTGGTCCCGGCCTCCCGCCCGTCCCGGCTCGCCTCCGCTCCCGAGCCCGGCCCCTCCCGGCTGCGGGTCGAGGTCGACGGCGAAACCCTCGTCGACCTGAACCAGCCGGTCGAGGCGGTGTCGGTGTCGCCCTCGGCCTCCGGTGTGGCGTCGGTGGAGGTCCGCCCGGTGTCGGTGGGCGCCGAGGCCTCACCCCTGCTCGCGGAGGGCCGGACGGTGACGGTGTCGGGGGCCCACTTCCGCTACCGGGCGGACACGGTGGTGTCGGGGCCGGTACGGACCCGGACGTGGGTGGTCCGGGAGGGGGCCTGGGGGCTGACGGTGCCGGCGGCGCCGTGA
- a CDS encoding Uma2 family endonuclease: MTVMAERGLQTPQMSVEEFERIAAFAAKETDDAVRLEFINGRIGVKKVADGDHDTIVVWLSKRCMQVRPDLDLYQGRGLHVEKYREGRARPDAVLVPEEHFAGHGEWADPSGVLLVLEVTSHDSDTDQRDRQDKPVAYGAAGIPFYLLIDRDACAVKLYSDPDPGVGYGNCRTVPFGATLLLPDPLGIELDTEKLKQYVD, translated from the coding sequence ATGACGGTTATGGCAGAGCGCGGCTTGCAGACGCCCCAGATGTCGGTCGAGGAGTTCGAGAGGATCGCTGCCTTCGCGGCCAAGGAGACCGACGACGCCGTCAGGTTGGAGTTCATCAACGGACGGATCGGGGTCAAGAAGGTGGCCGACGGGGACCACGACACCATTGTCGTGTGGCTGAGCAAGCGCTGCATGCAGGTTCGGCCCGACCTCGATCTTTACCAGGGACGGGGTCTGCACGTGGAGAAGTACCGCGAGGGCCGGGCCCGCCCCGACGCGGTGCTCGTGCCCGAGGAACACTTCGCGGGGCACGGCGAATGGGCCGATCCGAGCGGGGTGCTCCTGGTTCTCGAAGTCACGTCGCACGACTCCGACACGGATCAGCGCGACCGCCAGGACAAGCCTGTCGCATATGGCGCCGCCGGCATTCCCTTCTATCTGCTGATCGACCGGGACGCCTGCGCGGTCAAGCTCTACAGCGATCCGGACCCGGGCGTCGGTTACGGCAACTGCCGCACCGTGCCCTTCGGAGCCACCCTGCTGCTCCCCGATCCCCTCGGCATCGAACTCGACACCGAGAAGCTCAAGCAGTACGTCGACTGA
- a CDS encoding adenylosuccinate synthase, whose protein sequence is MPALVLLGAQWGDEGKGKATDLLGGSVDYVVRYQGGNNAGHTVVVGDQKYALHLLPSGILSPGCTPVIGNGVVVDPSVLLSELSGLNERGVDTSKLLLSGNAHIITPYNVTVDKVTERFLGKRKIGTTGRGIGPTYADKINRVGIRVQDLYDESILTQKVEAALDVKNQILTKLYNRRAIAVDQVVEELLGYADKLAPYVADTVLVINQALEEDKVVLFEGGQGTLLDIDHGTYPFVTSSNPTAGGACTGAGVGPTKISRVIGILKAYTTRVGAGPFPTELFDEDGEALRRIGGERGVTTGRDRRCGWFDAVIARYATRVNGLTDFFLTKLDVLTGWEQIPVCVAYEIDGRRVEELPYSQTDFHHAKPVYEMLPGWSEDISKAKSFADLPKNAQSYVKALEEMSGAPISAIGVGPGRDETIEIKSFL, encoded by the coding sequence GTGCCCGCACTTGTGCTGCTCGGTGCTCAGTGGGGTGACGAAGGCAAGGGAAAGGCCACCGACCTGCTCGGTGGCTCGGTGGATTATGTAGTGCGCTACCAGGGCGGCAACAACGCCGGCCACACCGTGGTCGTGGGCGACCAGAAGTATGCCCTCCACCTCCTCCCTTCCGGAATCCTGTCCCCCGGCTGCACGCCGGTCATCGGTAACGGTGTCGTCGTCGACCCGTCGGTCCTGCTCTCCGAGCTGAGCGGTCTGAACGAGCGTGGTGTCGACACCTCCAAGCTCCTCCTCAGCGGAAACGCGCACATCATCACGCCGTACAACGTCACGGTCGACAAGGTGACGGAGCGTTTCCTCGGCAAGCGGAAGATCGGCACGACCGGACGCGGCATCGGGCCGACCTACGCCGACAAGATCAACCGCGTCGGCATCCGCGTGCAGGACCTGTACGACGAGTCGATCCTCACGCAGAAGGTCGAGGCGGCCCTCGACGTCAAGAACCAGATCCTCACCAAGCTCTACAACCGGCGCGCGATCGCCGTCGACCAGGTCGTCGAGGAGCTGCTGGGCTACGCCGACAAGCTCGCGCCGTACGTCGCCGACACCGTCCTGGTCATCAACCAGGCGCTGGAGGAGGACAAGGTCGTCCTGTTCGAGGGCGGTCAGGGCACGCTCCTCGACATCGACCACGGCACGTATCCGTTCGTCACCTCCTCGAACCCGACCGCGGGCGGCGCCTGCACGGGCGCGGGTGTGGGCCCGACGAAGATCAGCCGCGTCATCGGCATCCTCAAGGCCTACACGACCCGCGTCGGCGCGGGCCCGTTCCCGACGGAGCTGTTCGACGAGGACGGCGAGGCCCTGCGCCGCATCGGTGGCGAGCGCGGTGTCACCACCGGCCGTGACCGCCGCTGCGGTTGGTTCGACGCGGTGATCGCCCGCTACGCGACCCGGGTGAACGGCCTGACCGACTTCTTCCTCACCAAGCTCGACGTCCTCACCGGCTGGGAACAGATCCCGGTCTGCGTGGCGTACGAGATCGACGGCAGGCGCGTCGAGGAGCTCCCGTACTCCCAGACCGACTTCCACCACGCCAAGCCGGTCTACGAGATGCTGCCGGGCTGGAGCGAGGACATCAGCAAGGCCAAGTCCTTCGCCGACCTGCCGAAGAACGCCCAGAGCTACGTCAAGGCGCTGGAGGAGATGTCCGGCGCCCCGATCTCCGCGATCGGCGTGGGCCCGGGCCGGGACGAGACGATCGAGATCAAGTCGTTCCTGTAG
- a CDS encoding response regulator, with product MTIRVLIADDQMMVREGFSVLLNAMPDMEVVGEAVNGREAVAKVRELAPDVVLMDIRMPELNGIEATREIVAADGAAKVLVLTTFDLDEYVYQALRAGASGFLLKDASARQLADGVRIVADGEALLAPSVTRRLITEFSKLSETPRLMPSAQAAYGDLTDRETEVLVLIAQGLSNAEIAERLVVAESTIKTHVSRILVKLGLRDRTQAAVFAYEARLVTPG from the coding sequence ATGACCATTCGCGTGCTGATCGCGGACGACCAGATGATGGTGCGCGAGGGCTTCTCGGTCCTGCTGAACGCGATGCCGGACATGGAGGTCGTCGGCGAGGCGGTGAACGGCCGGGAGGCCGTCGCGAAGGTCCGCGAACTCGCCCCGGACGTCGTGCTGATGGACATCCGCATGCCCGAGCTGAACGGCATAGAGGCGACCCGCGAGATCGTCGCCGCCGACGGCGCGGCGAAGGTGCTGGTGCTCACCACCTTCGACCTCGACGAGTACGTCTACCAGGCGCTGCGCGCGGGAGCCTCCGGCTTCCTCCTCAAGGACGCCTCGGCCCGCCAGCTCGCCGACGGGGTGCGGATCGTGGCCGACGGTGAGGCCCTCCTGGCCCCCTCGGTGACCAGGCGCCTGATCACCGAGTTCTCCAAGCTCTCCGAGACCCCGCGCCTCATGCCCTCCGCGCAGGCGGCGTACGGCGACCTCACCGACCGGGAGACGGAGGTGCTGGTCCTCATCGCACAGGGCCTGTCGAACGCGGAGATCGCCGAGCGGCTGGTGGTCGCCGAGTCGACGATCAAGACGCATGTCAGCCGGATCCTGGTGAAGCTGGGGCTCAGGGACCGGACGCAGGCGGCGGTGTTCGCCTACGAGGCGCGGCTGGTGACGCCCGGCTAG